From the genome of Halobacteriovorax marinus SJ:
TTTCTTAGCTGGCGCTTTCTTAGTTGCTTTCTTAGCAGCTACTTTCTTAGTCGCCTTTTTAGCAGTTGTTTTCTTAGCTGCTGTTTTCTTTGTAGCTTTCTTAGCAGCTGTCTTCTTAGTTGCTTTCTTTGCTACTTTCTTAGTCGCTTTTTTAGCAACTTTTTTCTTTGTTGCTTTCTTAGCTACTTTCTTCTTAGTCGCTTTCTTAGCAACTTTCTTCTTAGTTGCTTTCTTAGCTACTTTCTTCTTTGTAGCTTTCTTTGCAACTTTCTTCTTAGT
Proteins encoded in this window:
- a CDS encoding histidine biosynthesis protein HisIE, with product MAVKKKATKKVAKKATKKTAAKKVAKKTAKKATKKKAAKKVAKKATKKKVAKKATKKVAKKATKKKVAKKATKKKVAKKATKKKVAKKATKKKVAKKATKKKVAKKATKKVAKKATKKTAAKKATKKTAAKKTTAKKATKKVAAKKATKKAPAKKK